A region of Caldicoprobacter guelmensis DNA encodes the following proteins:
- the cwlD gene encoding N-acetylmuramoyl-L-alanine amidase CwlD, protein MRVIFITKKWLIVFWVLLGLILFLLFALKSKEDSAILTLASPVSKKVIVIDAGHGGFDPGAVSNSGTREDRINLLIAKKLKKHLENQGATVIMTRQTDEALGRNKREDMQRRVEIIRNSNADIVVSIHLNKFRQSKYYGAQTFYMSGSEEGKRLAQCIQTQLIKVLNRGNTRQIKAVNDLLILKAGQAPSVVVECGFLSNPQEERLLRTDEYQEQVAWAIYCGIVDYFIE, encoded by the coding sequence ATGAGGGTTATATTCATAACAAAGAAATGGCTTATAGTATTTTGGGTTTTACTGGGTTTGATACTTTTTTTATTATTTGCATTGAAGTCCAAAGAGGACAGCGCAATCCTTACCCTTGCCTCACCGGTCAGCAAAAAGGTAATTGTGATAGATGCGGGGCATGGCGGCTTTGACCCGGGAGCTGTTAGCAATAGCGGTACCCGGGAGGATAGGATCAATCTGCTCATAGCCAAGAAGCTTAAAAAACATCTGGAAAATCAGGGGGCCACGGTCATAATGACCCGTCAAACCGATGAGGCTCTGGGAAGAAACAAGAGGGAGGACATGCAAAGGCGGGTTGAGATTATAAGAAACAGCAATGCCGATATAGTTGTCAGCATACACCTTAACAAGTTTCGGCAGTCAAAGTATTATGGTGCACAGACCTTCTACATGTCTGGAAGCGAGGAAGGGAAGAGGCTGGCGCAGTGCATCCAAACCCAGCTTATAAAAGTTTTAAACCGCGGCAATACAAGGCAGATTAAGGCGGTAAATGATCTTCTCATACTAAAAGCGGGGCAAGCTCCCAGCGTTGTGGTGGAGTGCGGCTTCCTGTCAAATCCTCAGGAGGAGAGGCTGCTCAGAACTGACGAGTACCAGGAGCAAGTGGCCTGGGCAATATACTGCGGCATTGTCGATTATTTTATTGAATAA
- a CDS encoding fumarylacetoacetate hydrolase family protein translates to MYLATFIVGDKEDWGIVRPELGLICPALLWLDDRAPLTLLEFIRLSGASDGKMLLPEAPLPSDQWLSLDDVELLAPIPNPARNIFCVGKNYLDHIEELNKDRNISGLNTKYPQYFTKATHTVTGPFAEISLHSNVTSQVDYEAELAVIIGKRGINIPEEEAMDYVFGYTILNDVTARDLQRNHNQWFKGKSLDGFCPMGPWIVTKDEIGDPVELNISSKVNGELRQSSNTRNMIFSIPKLISILSQGLTLEPGDILATGTPAGVGMGFDPPRFLKPGDVVRIEIEKIGYIENRFVK, encoded by the coding sequence ATGTATCTGGCAACTTTTATAGTAGGGGACAAAGAAGATTGGGGCATTGTAAGGCCTGAGTTGGGACTTATCTGTCCTGCTCTATTATGGCTTGATGATAGAGCACCGCTAACCCTCCTTGAGTTTATACGGTTATCAGGTGCTTCGGATGGCAAAATGTTGTTGCCTGAAGCGCCTTTGCCGAGCGATCAATGGCTCAGCTTAGACGATGTTGAATTGCTAGCTCCCATTCCTAACCCAGCGCGCAACATATTCTGCGTAGGAAAGAATTATCTGGATCATATCGAAGAGCTAAACAAGGATAGAAATATATCGGGGCTTAATACGAAGTATCCGCAGTATTTTACCAAAGCCACACATACCGTCACCGGGCCGTTTGCCGAAATTTCACTGCACTCCAATGTTACATCGCAGGTGGACTATGAGGCAGAGCTGGCGGTGATTATAGGCAAGAGGGGTATCAACATACCTGAGGAAGAGGCGATGGATTACGTTTTCGGATATACCATCCTCAACGACGTGACGGCAAGGGACCTGCAGAGAAATCATAACCAGTGGTTCAAGGGCAAGAGCCTGGATGGATTTTGCCCCATGGGTCCCTGGATTGTGACCAAAGACGAGATCGGTGACCCGGTTGAGCTCAATATATCCAGCAAGGTAAATGGGGAGCTGCGCCAAAGCTCAAACACTCGCAATATGATATTTAGCATTCCAAAGCTTATAAGCATACTTTCACAGGGCCTGACGCTGGAACCAGGAGACATACTGGCCACAGGGACGCCGGCAGGGGTGGGTATGGGGTTTGACCCACCCAGGTTTTTGAAACCCGGCGATGTGGTGAGAATTGAGATTGAGAAGATAGGTTATATAGAGAATAGATTTGTGAAATAG
- a CDS encoding ABC transporter substrate-binding protein — protein MKSFKGILALMLVILLALGAVACSSDKKDDKKLQGIGNNESASQDAGAVQFPFKFTDFLGREVTVEKEPQRIVSLAPSITELIYALGAGDKVVGVTSFDNYPPEVQNVPKVGDFNAPNVEAIIAQKPDIILASSLSGKDKMESLQQSTGIPVAVLEAKNIQQIYESIELISKLTGTQDKGQQVIKEMQDKIHEISSKTKDLPKVKVFYLLDINGNWTAGKGSFIDELITLAGGENIAADAGAEWVQYSLEELVKKNPDVIIMSAYAGKIDDVKNAQGYKDTNAVKNGKVYMISNDDIVSRASNRIVLGLEEIAKILHPEVLK, from the coding sequence ATGAAGAGCTTTAAAGGCATATTGGCTTTGATGCTGGTAATTTTGCTCGCTTTAGGTGCTGTAGCTTGCTCAAGTGATAAGAAAGATGACAAAAAGCTACAAGGCATTGGAAACAATGAAAGTGCATCTCAAGATGCAGGTGCGGTACAGTTTCCTTTCAAGTTTACCGACTTTTTAGGCAGGGAAGTAACTGTTGAAAAGGAGCCTCAAAGGATAGTGTCGCTGGCGCCTTCCATAACCGAACTCATCTATGCTTTGGGAGCAGGTGACAAGGTGGTAGGCGTCACGTCATTTGATAATTATCCCCCAGAAGTGCAAAACGTGCCTAAGGTAGGCGATTTTAATGCTCCAAACGTAGAGGCCATCATCGCGCAAAAGCCCGACATAATACTTGCCTCTTCCCTATCGGGCAAGGACAAGATGGAGTCGCTACAGCAGTCCACCGGCATTCCCGTGGCAGTGCTGGAAGCAAAAAATATCCAGCAGATATATGAGTCGATCGAGCTAATCAGCAAGCTCACAGGCACCCAGGACAAGGGACAACAGGTTATAAAGGAGATGCAGGATAAAATTCATGAAATAAGCAGCAAGACAAAGGATTTGCCCAAAGTAAAGGTGTTTTATCTGCTGGACATAAACGGCAACTGGACGGCAGGTAAAGGGTCGTTTATCGATGAGCTTATAACCCTTGCCGGGGGAGAGAACATAGCGGCCGACGCAGGTGCAGAATGGGTACAATACAGTTTAGAGGAGCTGGTCAAGAAAAATCCAGATGTTATAATAATGAGTGCATATGCCGGGAAAATAGATGATGTAAAAAATGCACAAGGCTACAAAGACACCAATGCCGTAAAAAATGGCAAGGTGTACATGATCAGCAACGATGACATCGTGTCCAGGGCTTCCAACAGGATCGTTCTGGGTTTAGAAGAGATTGCCAAGATACTGCATCCGGAGGTTTTAAAGTAA
- a CDS encoding FecCD family ABC transporter permease gives MKLKTSAYFLIAFLAFVMGAVFSIWAGAVDMSLHNILNAFMGKGDETSRIIILDLRLPRLIEAAVVGMGLSVAGTFFQGLLRNPMADPYILGISSGAALGATIATVLGLGILGLNAMAFVASLITVVFVYTISKVSERISMTTMLLSGIAISTFMSAIISLMMLLNHNELARIIFWTMGGFSLVSWKDVMFSTPVIAIGSLALYTFARDLNVILTGEEVAEHLGVNTELVKKAVLALGSLITATAVSVGGVIGFVGLIVPHISRLIVGPDNRVLVPFSAIMGATFLLFADVVARVILKPAEVPIGIITAALGGPFFLYLLVKTRRKGKGM, from the coding sequence GTGAAGCTGAAAACTAGCGCATATTTTTTAATAGCATTCCTGGCGTTCGTTATGGGAGCTGTATTTTCAATTTGGGCAGGGGCAGTCGATATGTCCCTGCACAATATTTTAAATGCATTTATGGGCAAGGGCGATGAGACTTCTAGGATAATAATACTCGACCTGAGGCTTCCCAGGTTGATTGAGGCAGCAGTGGTGGGCATGGGCCTTTCTGTGGCGGGCACTTTTTTTCAGGGGCTACTGAGAAATCCCATGGCTGACCCATATATACTGGGGATATCCTCGGGTGCCGCCCTTGGGGCCACCATAGCCACAGTGCTGGGATTAGGGATATTGGGACTCAATGCCATGGCATTCGTGGCATCGCTTATAACCGTGGTTTTCGTATACACCATATCCAAAGTAAGTGAACGAATATCCATGACCACCATGCTCCTGTCAGGAATTGCGATAAGTACCTTTATGTCGGCTATCATATCCCTTATGATGCTGCTCAACCACAACGAGCTGGCCAGGATAATCTTTTGGACCATGGGTGGCTTCAGCCTTGTAAGCTGGAAAGACGTGATGTTTTCGACACCGGTAATAGCCATTGGCTCTTTGGCCTTATATACTTTTGCAAGGGATTTAAACGTCATATTGACCGGAGAAGAGGTGGCCGAGCATCTGGGGGTCAACACAGAACTGGTCAAAAAGGCGGTGCTGGCATTAGGTTCCCTGATAACCGCCACCGCTGTGTCGGTTGGAGGGGTCATAGGGTTTGTTGGCCTCATCGTACCCCACATATCCCGGTTGATAGTAGGGCCTGATAACAGGGTGCTAGTGCCCTTTAGCGCCATAATGGGAGCAACCTTTTTACTCTTTGCCGATGTGGTGGCAAGGGTTATATTGAAGCCGGCAGAGGTGCCCATAGGCATAATTACGGCAGCCTTGGGAGGCCCTTTTTTCCTCTATTTGCTGGTGAAGACCAGACGAAAAGGCAAAGGAATGTGA
- a CDS encoding ABC transporter ATP-binding protein: MEILKVEGLCFSYGQVEVLKGIDFTVNRNMVLGIIGANGSGKTTLLKNISGYLKPISGSVFILGKNIRDYDIKERARYIGYVPQDGVHDFEFTCYDIVMMGRMPYLRRFQSETKEDRNIVRECMEVTNTWHLKDRSIWHLSGGERQRVYIARALAQKPRILLMDEPISHLDIRYQLEILSLVRSLAFKGLLVIAVLHDINLASEFCDQVLIMKDGQMIACGSPAKVLTRENIMTAFSVDAKIVENPVSGRPYVIPFHIRSQNGRN; the protein is encoded by the coding sequence ATGGAAATCCTTAAAGTGGAAGGTTTGTGCTTCTCATACGGACAGGTTGAGGTATTAAAAGGGATAGACTTCACCGTAAATAGAAATATGGTGCTGGGCATAATAGGCGCCAATGGCAGTGGCAAGACCACCCTACTTAAGAATATATCGGGGTATTTAAAGCCCATTTCGGGCAGCGTATTTATTCTGGGAAAGAACATCAGGGATTATGATATAAAAGAAAGGGCAAGATACATCGGATATGTTCCCCAGGATGGGGTACACGATTTTGAATTCACCTGCTATGACATAGTGATGATGGGCAGGATGCCATATCTTAGGCGTTTTCAATCCGAAACGAAGGAAGACAGAAACATCGTAAGGGAGTGCATGGAAGTCACCAATACATGGCACCTGAAAGACAGGAGCATATGGCATTTGAGCGGCGGCGAAAGGCAGAGGGTGTATATAGCCCGAGCACTAGCTCAAAAGCCAAGGATTTTGTTGATGGATGAGCCTATATCCCACCTCGACATAAGGTACCAACTTGAAATACTGTCGCTTGTGAGAAGCCTAGCCTTTAAAGGCCTACTGGTAATAGCAGTGCTCCACGATATAAATCTGGCGTCGGAATTCTGTGACCAGGTTCTCATAATGAAGGATGGGCAAATGATAGCGTGTGGTTCTCCCGCTAAAGTGTTGACACGGGAAAACATCATGACCGCCTTCTCAGTAGACGCTAAAATTGTGGAAAATCCTGTTTCAGGAAGGCCCTATGTCATTCCATTCCACATTCGTTCACAAAATGGGCGCAATTAA
- the cobT gene encoding nicotinate-nucleotide--dimethylbenzimidazole phosphoribosyltransferase: MGNPEILKKKVLHRLNNLTKPVGSLGYLEEIALKMALIQGKELPDLPKNKKVYVFAGDHGVVARGVSAYPKDVTYQMVFNFLNGGAAVNVFARHVGAEVFVVDSGVDYEFEDSPYLIKAKVGFGTKDFSAQPAMSIEEASKCIDYGRKIARKAIDEGADLLAIGDMGIGNTTTATAIAVAFGYDIDEILDIGTPIDDATLQNKKQVILKAMEVNRPDKADALDVLAKVGGYCIGEMAGFILEAADSHVPVVVDGFPTTSALLIAYNMDNRVLDYVFAGHKSSVKGHGVILNSLGLRPILDLGMRLGEGTGAVLAMSIIEAAIKMIREMATFDSAGVSKGSEQI, from the coding sequence ATGGGCAATCCAGAAATCTTAAAGAAAAAAGTTCTACATCGGCTTAACAACCTCACCAAACCCGTTGGGAGCCTTGGATACCTTGAAGAAATAGCGCTTAAAATGGCGCTTATTCAAGGAAAAGAGCTTCCTGACCTTCCGAAAAACAAGAAGGTCTATGTCTTTGCGGGTGACCACGGCGTTGTTGCCCGCGGCGTTTCGGCCTATCCCAAGGATGTCACCTATCAAATGGTGTTCAACTTTTTAAACGGCGGTGCTGCGGTTAACGTCTTTGCCAGGCATGTGGGAGCAGAAGTTTTTGTTGTAGATTCAGGCGTTGATTACGAGTTTGAAGATTCACCCTACTTAATCAAGGCAAAAGTCGGATTTGGTACCAAAGATTTTTCTGCCCAGCCGGCAATGAGTATAGAAGAAGCAAGCAAGTGCATTGATTATGGAAGGAAAATTGCCCGCAAGGCAATAGATGAAGGAGCTGACTTGTTGGCAATTGGAGATATGGGGATCGGCAATACGACAACCGCTACAGCCATTGCTGTTGCCTTTGGGTATGACATAGATGAAATACTTGATATCGGTACACCCATTGATGACGCTACCTTGCAGAACAAGAAACAGGTAATTCTCAAAGCTATGGAGGTCAATAGGCCGGATAAGGCTGATGCGCTCGACGTTTTGGCAAAAGTGGGGGGTTATTGCATCGGAGAAATGGCGGGATTCATACTGGAGGCGGCAGATTCGCATGTCCCTGTCGTTGTGGACGGCTTCCCCACAACCAGTGCGCTCTTGATAGCCTATAACATGGATAATAGAGTGCTGGATTACGTCTTTGCAGGACATAAATCTTCTGTCAAAGGCCACGGCGTAATCCTCAATTCGCTTGGGTTAAGGCCCATTCTGGACTTGGGTATGAGGCTTGGCGAAGGAACAGGCGCTGTTTTGGCCATGAGCATCATCGAAGCCGCTATAAAGATGATTCGTGAGATGGCGACGTTTGATTCCGCAGGCGTTTCAAAAGGAAGTGAACAGATATGA
- a CDS encoding bifunctional adenosylcobinamide kinase/adenosylcobinamide-phosphate guanylyltransferase — protein MILITGGIKSGKSSFALSLAKKFNKKAFVATGEPFDEEMRLRIARHKLERGSEFDTFEEPIKIYDVIQQIKDNYDVILVDCMTTWLGNIFHYNKDPEQEMEKLLASVSGKEIIVTNEVGFGLIPVDKTARLYTEKLGQLNLKLAHRAQEVFLVVSGIPIKIK, from the coding sequence ATGATACTGATAACCGGTGGCATAAAATCAGGCAAAAGCTCATTTGCCCTTAGTCTGGCAAAAAAGTTTAACAAAAAGGCCTTTGTGGCAACGGGAGAACCGTTTGATGAAGAGATGAGGCTTCGGATTGCCAGGCATAAACTTGAACGGGGCAGCGAATTTGACACTTTTGAAGAGCCGATAAAGATTTATGATGTTATACAGCAAATAAAGGACAATTACGACGTCATCCTCGTTGACTGTATGACAACATGGCTAGGGAATATATTCCATTACAATAAAGACCCTGAGCAGGAAATGGAGAAGTTGCTGGCATCCGTTTCAGGTAAAGAGATCATAGTGACAAACGAGGTTGGATTTGGTCTAATACCTGTTGATAAAACAGCCAGGCTATACACCGAAAAGCTGGGCCAGTTAAACTTAAAGTTGGCGCACAGGGCGCAAGAAGTTTTCTTGGTTGTATCCGGCATACCGATAAAAATCAAGTGA
- the cbiR gene encoding cobamide remodeling phosphodiesterase CbiR gives MDLFKQLIGTTSWLFPGTYYQNARSAAQKVDFVELLVYQWDEETHKLLSQEIGGLMELKQQGLLYTVHLPTNDIEEARGAFEFFENSELDVMTYVLHPLDGFKDFQWNEKVAIENMVGKVEAYDKMVFDIGHHMLGEKFPPEYLDSVVEIHLMGVNGNQDHLKLNDDTLEELCLLFGDKLYSVPYICFEIFDMDLLEDSLKIWKNMINRG, from the coding sequence ATGGATTTGTTTAAACAGTTGATAGGCACCACTTCATGGCTTTTCCCTGGCACATACTACCAAAATGCAAGGTCTGCTGCCCAAAAAGTTGATTTTGTGGAACTGCTGGTGTATCAATGGGATGAAGAAACGCATAAGCTGCTAAGCCAGGAAATTGGTGGACTTATGGAGCTCAAACAGCAGGGATTGCTGTACACCGTACACCTTCCCACCAACGATATTGAGGAGGCAAGGGGCGCCTTTGAATTTTTTGAAAATTCAGAGCTTGATGTAATGACCTACGTACTGCATCCCCTTGACGGATTTAAAGATTTCCAATGGAATGAAAAGGTGGCCATAGAAAATATGGTTGGAAAAGTTGAAGCCTATGATAAGATGGTGTTTGACATAGGCCACCACATGCTGGGAGAGAAATTTCCCCCTGAATATCTAGACAGCGTGGTCGAGATTCACCTTATGGGTGTAAACGGCAATCAAGACCACTTAAAGCTTAACGATGATACTTTGGAGGAGCTATGTCTTTTATTCGGCGATAAGCTGTATTCTGTACCATATATCTGCTTTGAGATATTTGATATGGACCTACTGGAAGACTCCTTGAAGATATGGAAAAATATGATAAACAGAGGTTGA
- a CDS encoding adenosylcobinamide-GDP ribazoletransferase, with product MGKTIIEKTVNEVKIMLLSLSFISRIPVRLPGKMTVTDGDIKACVRYFSLIGYIPGLTFALGRTTHNTIFYLTSIAIAFWLFDLFHFDGLLDTFDGFFNQGTKEKRLQIMSYGNVGPFAVFFGMLYMISFWEIFKIAPPINFIYASVFGRLSMTTLLHISRPSKEEGLGAFLYPTSKINLIISFLWTMPLLFIKPYHFIIAFVVSQLTALSMKYISEKKISGVTGDVLGATSLLGQIFVLVGLSLFCN from the coding sequence ATGGGAAAAACAATCATAGAGAAAACAGTAAATGAGGTCAAAATCATGCTGCTGTCGTTGTCGTTTATATCACGCATACCCGTTAGATTGCCCGGCAAGATGACCGTAACCGATGGAGACATAAAAGCATGCGTCAGATACTTCTCGCTTATAGGGTATATCCCAGGGCTGACCTTTGCGCTGGGCAGAACGACTCACAACACCATATTTTATCTCACATCAATAGCCATTGCTTTTTGGCTGTTTGACCTTTTCCATTTTGATGGTCTGCTTGATACCTTCGATGGCTTTTTCAACCAGGGCACGAAAGAGAAGCGGCTTCAAATAATGTCTTACGGGAATGTGGGCCCCTTTGCGGTGTTTTTCGGTATGCTGTACATGATCTCATTTTGGGAGATTTTTAAAATTGCTCCCCCAATAAACTTCATATATGCCTCTGTATTTGGAAGACTTTCAATGACGACGCTGCTACACATATCACGTCCTTCAAAAGAAGAAGGACTCGGGGCGTTTTTATATCCCACTTCGAAAATCAACCTCATCATATCATTTCTATGGACAATGCCCCTGCTATTTATAAAACCATATCATTTTATTATCGCGTTTGTGGTTTCCCAGCTTACAGCCCTCTCCATGAAATACATCTCGGAGAAGAAAATAAGTGGGGTAACCGGTGATGTGCTGGGAGCAACTAGCTTACTGGGTCAAATATTTGTGTTAGTAGGTTTATCCTTATTTTGCAATTAA